From Algoriphagus sp. NG3, the proteins below share one genomic window:
- a CDS encoding nucleoside triphosphate pyrophosphohydrolase family protein, whose translation MQDPKSLTSVALFHETFKHPVLPSPTMPEKVRCDLRVSLLAEELKELQEAIENNDLIEVADALCDLQYVLSGAILEFGLGEKFKSLFDEVQRSNMSKACKTEDEAKATVAHYNAKGTECFYEKEGDVYLVFREGDRKTLKSVNYSPANLTSIIEGN comes from the coding sequence ATGCAAGATCCTAAGTCACTTACTTCTGTCGCTTTATTCCATGAAACATTCAAACATCCCGTTTTGCCTTCTCCTACTATGCCGGAGAAAGTAAGATGTGATCTACGTGTTTCCCTTTTGGCCGAAGAGCTAAAAGAACTCCAAGAAGCCATTGAGAATAATGATTTAATAGAGGTAGCCGATGCCCTATGCGACCTGCAGTACGTATTGTCCGGTGCGATACTGGAATTTGGTTTGGGAGAAAAATTCAAATCGCTATTCGATGAGGTACAGCGATCAAATATGAGTAAGGCCTGCAAAACAGAAGATGAGGCCAAAGCTACGGTAGCTCATTACAATGCAAAGGGCACTGAATGCTTCTACGAAAAAGAAGGGGATGTCTATTTGGTATTCAGGGAAGGAGATAGAAAAACACTTAAGTCAGTCAATTATTCCCCTGCAAATCTGACAAGCATTATAGAAGGGAACTAG
- the secA gene encoding preprotein translocase subunit SecA has protein sequence MLDIIAKGLAKVFGTKSDRDIKELLPIVKHINEVFSELKNISDDELRSKTAEIKAEINAHLKEFDDKISTIRSKVEELPIKAIHEKDQLFNQIEQVEKDRNVALEVVLEKVLPKAFAVVKETARRFKENGKLVVQASDRDRELAANKPNVEIQGDDAIWHNKWTAAGTEVVWDMVHYDVQLIGGMVLHKGKIAEMATGEGKTLVSTLPAYLNALAGRGVHIVTVNDYLAKRDSEWNAPLFEFHGLSVNCIDKFQPNSAGRKRAYASDIVYGTNNEFGFDYLRDNMAREAGDLVQGKHHFAMIDEVDSVLIDDARTPLIISGPVPKGDVHEFDEMKPRVSTLVDEQRKLIQGFLSSAKKLIADGNEKEGGLALFRAFRGMPKYKPLIKYLSEPGIRVILQKTENYYLQDNKRQMPEADEPLLFTIDEKTNVVDLTDRGIETMTTKNENTEFFILPDIGVVIADLEKEEGISDTEKLVRKEEAIKDYSVKAQRIHTVNQLLKAYCMFERDTEYILVDGKVKIVDEQTGRVMEGRRYSDGLHQAIEAKENVKVEDATQTYATITLQNYFRMYHKLAGMTGTAETEAGEFWEIYKLDVVVIPTNKPIIREDRDDKVYKTVREKFNAVGDEINELVAAGRPVLVGTTSVEISEVLSRMLTLKKIPHQVLNAKQHAREADVVAIAGQAGTVTIATNMAGRGTDIKLTPEARKAGGLAIIGTERHESRRVDRQLRGRSGRQGDVGSSQFFVSLEDSLMRLFGSDRIAKLMDRMGLEEGEVIQHSMISKSIERAQRKVEENNFGTRKRLLEYDDVMNSQREVVYKRRRNALKGERLELDILNIMYDVCEGLVDIGKSNGDAEDFRMNVFTTLGVDHNITENDLKSKDAGQLTQELYTISFETYQKKSEQMMNTALPIFKRVQDERGATVKDIMVPISDGIKQIGVVVNLENTVTTEGRELVRAIEKNVSLAIIDQNWKEHLRDMDDLKQSVQNAVYEQKDPLLIYKFEAFEMFKRFIGKLNEDMTSFLTRADLPKQDPNQVHAAAPQKAAEAQVQASKADAGSTLNPGANRAAAAAASAGRAAPQVVAPRKSEKVYGRNDKVSVQYTNGTTKTDVKYKSVEQDVQEGKCVIIDN, from the coding sequence ATGTTAGATATTATAGCAAAAGGACTTGCAAAAGTATTTGGAACCAAGTCCGACCGAGATATAAAAGAACTTCTTCCCATAGTCAAGCACATCAACGAGGTCTTTTCTGAACTGAAGAACATCAGTGACGATGAACTGAGGTCTAAAACTGCAGAAATCAAAGCTGAAATCAACGCTCACCTAAAGGAGTTTGATGATAAGATCAGCACTATAAGATCAAAGGTGGAGGAGCTGCCGATAAAGGCAATTCACGAAAAAGATCAGCTTTTCAACCAGATAGAACAGGTAGAGAAAGATCGAAATGTAGCCTTGGAGGTAGTCTTGGAAAAGGTGTTGCCCAAGGCTTTTGCTGTAGTAAAAGAGACAGCGAGGCGTTTCAAAGAGAATGGGAAGCTGGTAGTACAGGCATCTGACCGTGATCGTGAATTAGCTGCTAATAAGCCAAATGTGGAAATCCAGGGCGATGATGCGATCTGGCACAACAAGTGGACGGCAGCAGGCACTGAAGTAGTCTGGGACATGGTCCATTACGACGTACAGCTGATTGGTGGGATGGTGCTCCACAAAGGGAAAATTGCCGAAATGGCCACAGGTGAAGGTAAAACCTTGGTATCTACCCTACCAGCCTATCTCAATGCCCTTGCAGGAAGAGGAGTGCATATCGTCACAGTCAATGATTACCTGGCCAAGCGTGACTCCGAATGGAATGCGCCACTTTTCGAGTTCCATGGATTGTCTGTTAACTGTATTGATAAGTTTCAGCCAAATTCTGCCGGAAGAAAGCGTGCCTACGCTTCGGACATAGTGTACGGTACCAACAATGAATTCGGGTTTGATTACCTGAGGGACAATATGGCCCGTGAAGCCGGAGACCTAGTTCAGGGTAAGCACCATTTTGCTATGATCGATGAAGTCGATTCTGTGCTGATTGATGATGCAAGAACCCCTCTGATCATATCCGGGCCTGTACCAAAGGGCGATGTGCATGAATTTGATGAGATGAAGCCTAGAGTCTCCACGCTGGTGGATGAGCAACGCAAACTGATTCAGGGTTTCTTAAGCTCTGCCAAAAAATTGATTGCTGATGGCAATGAAAAAGAAGGTGGCCTCGCACTTTTTAGGGCATTCCGAGGGATGCCAAAATACAAGCCATTGATCAAATACCTTTCTGAACCCGGAATTCGGGTAATTCTTCAGAAAACAGAAAATTATTACCTGCAGGATAACAAACGTCAAATGCCTGAGGCAGATGAGCCGCTTTTGTTCACAATAGATGAAAAAACAAACGTTGTCGATCTGACTGACCGAGGTATCGAGACGATGACCACTAAGAATGAAAACACGGAGTTTTTCATTCTACCCGATATAGGAGTGGTGATTGCAGACTTGGAAAAAGAAGAGGGGATTTCCGATACGGAAAAACTGGTTCGGAAAGAAGAGGCTATCAAAGATTACAGTGTAAAAGCCCAGCGTATCCACACTGTCAATCAACTGCTCAAAGCGTACTGTATGTTTGAGCGGGATACAGAATATATTCTGGTAGATGGCAAAGTAAAAATCGTAGATGAGCAGACCGGCCGTGTCATGGAAGGCCGTCGATATTCAGATGGATTGCACCAGGCTATAGAGGCAAAGGAAAATGTGAAGGTGGAAGATGCTACCCAAACATATGCTACCATTACGCTACAGAACTACTTCAGAATGTACCATAAGCTAGCAGGTATGACCGGTACTGCGGAAACTGAAGCTGGGGAATTCTGGGAAATATACAAATTGGATGTAGTGGTAATTCCTACCAATAAGCCGATTATAAGAGAAGATAGAGATGACAAAGTTTATAAGACTGTCCGTGAAAAATTCAACGCTGTTGGAGATGAAATCAATGAGCTAGTCGCTGCGGGACGACCTGTATTGGTAGGTACCACCTCAGTAGAAATTTCCGAAGTACTGAGCAGGATGCTGACACTGAAGAAAATTCCGCATCAGGTACTGAACGCAAAGCAACATGCTAGGGAAGCTGATGTAGTTGCGATCGCAGGCCAGGCTGGTACTGTAACTATTGCTACCAACATGGCGGGGCGTGGTACAGATATTAAATTAACTCCTGAGGCTAGAAAAGCCGGAGGTTTGGCAATCATCGGTACTGAACGCCATGAATCCAGACGTGTAGATAGACAGCTCCGTGGTAGATCAGGACGGCAGGGAGATGTGGGGTCATCCCAGTTTTTTGTTTCACTGGAGGATAGCCTGATGCGTCTTTTTGGCTCTGATCGTATAGCCAAGTTGATGGATAGAATGGGACTGGAAGAGGGTGAAGTCATACAGCATAGCATGATTTCAAAGTCCATAGAACGGGCCCAACGTAAAGTAGAAGAAAATAATTTTGGTACCAGAAAGAGACTACTGGAATACGATGATGTGATGAACTCACAGCGTGAGGTAGTATATAAGAGACGGAGAAACGCACTCAAGGGAGAAAGGCTAGAATTGGATATCCTTAATATTATGTATGATGTCTGTGAAGGGCTCGTAGATATAGGTAAGTCCAATGGTGATGCCGAAGACTTTAGAATGAATGTCTTTACTACCCTAGGCGTAGATCATAACATCACAGAAAATGATCTAAAATCTAAGGATGCAGGTCAGTTGACTCAGGAGCTTTATACCATTTCATTTGAAACTTATCAGAAAAAGAGTGAGCAGATGATGAATACTGCTCTTCCGATCTTTAAGCGGGTTCAGGATGAAAGAGGAGCTACTGTCAAGGATATTATGGTTCCTATTTCTGATGGGATCAAGCAAATCGGTGTAGTGGTAAATCTTGAAAATACCGTCACTACTGAAGGGAGAGAACTAGTAAGGGCTATTGAGAAAAATGTATCCCTTGCGATAATTGACCAAAACTGGAAGGAGCACCTCCGTGATATGGATGATCTGAAGCAGTCGGTTCAAAATGCCGTCTATGAGCAAAAAGATCCCCTACTCATTTACAAGTTTGAGGCTTTTGAGATGTTCAAACGCTTTATAGGCAAGTTGAATGAAGATATGACTTCATTCTTGACCAGAGCAGATCTGCCTAAGCAAGATCCTAATCAAGTACATGCTGCCGCACCTCAAAAGGCTGCCGAGGCACAGGTTCAAGCTTCAAAAGCAGATGCTGGAAGCACGCTAAACCCAGGCGCTAACCGTGCTGCTGCAGCCGCAGCTAGCGCAGGACGGGCGGCTCCTCAGGTAGTAGCGCCTAGAAAATCAGAAAAGGTCTATGGAAGAAATGATAAAGTTTCTGTGCAGTATACTAATGGAACCACTAAAACTGATGTGAAATATAAAAGTGTGGAACAGGATGTGCAGGAGGGAAAATGTGTAATCATCGATAACTAA
- a CDS encoding mechanosensitive ion channel family protein encodes MKLFEHFSLEWSILQQWLIIAGIALAVFLIFLFLARKSKTLLRNRLIKRMDDHLLANFLAGIFGTIVIVVGLLVVFRIIGLNGVISGMLAGAGISAFIIGFALKDIGENFLAGIILAFKRPFRVGDVVDINGQRGKVLTLNLRDTQIKTGDGKDVFIPNAVIIKNPLINFTIDGFLRYDFVIGLDYGSDYQAALDLIRKTILQVPGVLESPKVPGVWVMELAESTLNIQVTFWVNTFHRTIPDAEVKTQAILKVLTAMEKAGFNMPARVIELKNHQGKDFKFSTP; translated from the coding sequence ATGAAGTTATTCGAACATTTCTCTCTGGAGTGGTCTATTCTACAGCAATGGTTGATTATTGCCGGAATAGCACTGGCTGTTTTCTTAATATTTCTGTTTTTAGCCCGTAAATCAAAAACACTTTTACGCAACCGTCTGATCAAACGAATGGACGACCACTTGCTTGCTAACTTCCTTGCAGGAATATTTGGAACCATAGTAATTGTGGTAGGATTGCTTGTCGTTTTTAGAATAATAGGATTGAATGGAGTGATCTCAGGCATGCTTGCCGGGGCAGGGATTTCCGCTTTTATAATTGGTTTTGCGCTGAAGGACATAGGAGAAAACTTTTTGGCAGGGATAATCTTAGCATTTAAGCGTCCTTTCCGGGTAGGAGATGTTGTTGATATTAATGGACAAAGGGGGAAAGTGTTGACCCTAAATCTGCGGGACACGCAGATCAAAACAGGTGACGGGAAGGATGTTTTTATACCCAATGCAGTGATCATCAAAAACCCTCTCATCAATTTTACCATTGATGGATTTCTGCGCTATGACTTTGTTATTGGGCTAGACTATGGTTCGGACTATCAGGCTGCGCTAGACCTGATTAGAAAAACTATACTTCAAGTGCCAGGCGTCTTGGAAAGTCCGAAAGTTCCTGGGGTTTGGGTGATGGAATTGGCAGAAAGTACGCTCAATATCCAGGTTACTTTCTGGGTGAACACTTTCCATCGGACTATTCCCGATGCTGAAGTGAAGACACAGGCTATTTTGAAGGTATTGACAGCCATGGAAAAGGCCGGCTTCAATATGCCGGCCCGAGTGATTGAACTAAAGAATCATCAAGGGAAGGATTTTAAATTCTCAACCCCCTAG
- the dapF gene encoding diaminopimelate epimerase gives MEILFYKYQGTGNDFVMIDDRAEKFDETDLKLVSKLCDRKFGIGADGLILIRNHKTYDFEMIYFNADGSQSMCGNGARCAVAFSAFLGILDERTKFLAIDGEHEAVLKDGLVHLLMGDVAGIEEKNGDSFVNTGSPHHIRFVNDVAGYSVFEEGKKVRYDQMYAPAGTNVNFVEKVSEDKIFVRTYERGVEDETLSCGTGVTAAAITFGNDRPAALIKIKTLGGDLAVEFKAEPDGTYKDIWLIGPAEQVYRGKISV, from the coding sequence ATGGAAATTTTATTCTATAAATATCAGGGAACCGGCAATGACTTTGTCATGATAGATGATCGTGCCGAAAAGTTTGACGAGACAGATTTAAAGCTGGTCAGTAAGCTTTGTGACAGAAAGTTTGGTATAGGTGCTGATGGATTGATATTGATTAGAAATCATAAGACTTATGATTTCGAAATGATCTATTTCAATGCTGACGGAAGCCAGAGCATGTGTGGCAATGGAGCCAGATGCGCGGTGGCTTTTTCAGCTTTTCTAGGAATTCTGGATGAAAGAACGAAATTCCTCGCCATAGATGGAGAACATGAAGCTGTTTTGAAAGACGGTCTTGTACATCTGCTGATGGGGGATGTAGCTGGAATAGAAGAGAAAAACGGCGATTCTTTTGTCAACACAGGCTCGCCGCATCACATCCGATTTGTGAATGATGTAGCAGGCTATTCCGTTTTTGAGGAAGGAAAGAAGGTAAGATATGATCAGATGTATGCTCCTGCTGGCACTAACGTCAACTTTGTGGAAAAAGTGAGTGAAGATAAAATCTTCGTCCGCACTTACGAAAGAGGGGTGGAAGATGAGACACTTTCTTGCGGTACCGGAGTGACTGCGGCGGCAATTACGTTTGGTAATGACCGGCCTGCGGCATTGATTAAAATTAAAACCCTCGGCGGTGATTTGGCCGTAGAGTTTAAAGCCGAACCAGACGGAACCTATAAGGATATATGGCTTATAGGGCCTGCTGAGCAGGTTTATAGAGGAAAAATAAGCGTTTAA